The Sorex araneus isolate mSorAra2 chromosome 5, mSorAra2.pri, whole genome shotgun sequence genome has a segment encoding these proteins:
- the LOC101544185 gene encoding olfactory receptor 2G3-like, which translates to MQELNQSAVSEFILLGFVLNPRTNPLLFTFFLVFYLLILVSNSLLITLIYQDSRLHTPMYFFISVLSLLDVCYTTTTVPQMLVHILSEKRAISFGRCVAQMYIFLLFGVTESWLFSIMSVDRYMAICHPLRYKVIMSRWVCLLMVGVCAAYGVFGGLSYTFFAMRLPYCGPNEIDHYFCEVPAVLKLACADTSLNDLVDFITGFNVIVVPLSLVAIVYANIFATILKIRSTQGRIKAFSTCASHITVVTMFAIPCIIMYMGPGSGSLSNSGKKMALFYNVATAFLNPVIYSLRNKDVKRAFFKFIGRGGGPE; encoded by the coding sequence ATGCAGGAACTCAACCAGTCCGCTGTGTCAGAATTCATTCTCTTGGGCTTCGTCCTCAACCCCAGGACCAATCCTCTGCTCTTCACCTTCTTTCTAGTCTTTTACCTGCTGATCCTTGTGAGCAACAGCCTCCTCATCACCCTCATCTATCAGGACTCGCGcctgcacacgcccatgtacttttTCATCAGTGTCCTCTCCCTGCTGGACGTGTGCTACACCACCACGACCGTGCCCCAGATGCTCGTGCACATCCTCAGCGAGAAGAGGGCCATTTCCTTCGGGAGGTGCGTGGCTCAGATGTACATCTTCCTCCTCTTCGGAGTCACCGAGTCCTGGCTCTTCTCCATCATGTCTGTGGACAGGTAcatggccatctgccaccccctcagGTACAAAGTCATCATGAGCCGCTGGGTGTGCCTCCTCATGGTGGGTGTCTGTGCCGCCTACGGTGTGTTTGGCGGGCTCAGCTACACCTTCTTTGCCATGCGCCTGCCCTATTGTGGTCCGAATGAAATCGACCACTATTTCTGCGAGGTCCCTGCTGTCCTGAAGTTGGCCTGTGCAGACACGTCCCTCAATGACTTGGTGGACTTCATCACAGGCTTCAACGTGATCGTGGTCCCGCTCTCCCTGGTTGCCATTGTCTACGCCAACATCTTTGCCACCATCCTGAAGATTCGCTCCACACAGGGGCGGatcaaggctttctccacctgtgCCTCCCACATCACCGTGGTCACCATGTTTGCCATTCCGTGCATCATCATGTACATGGGCCCGGGCTCTGGATCCTTGTCAAACAGTGGGAAGAAAATGGCCCTTTTCTATAACGTTGCCACAGCCTTCCTCAATCCTGTCATCTACAGTTTGAGGAACAAGGATGTGAAAAGGGCTTTCTTCAAATTCATAGGACGGGGTGGGGGCCCAGAGTGA